In Shumkonia mesophila, the genomic stretch CGCTCGGTGATGGCCTTGAGCCAGGCGAAGTCGGGCTTGGCTTCGGCGCCGGAAAACGCGATGTCGTAGAAGACGGCGGCGCCGGCCCCCTCGGGAATCTGGGGCATGTCGATGAACTTGGGATTGTCGATCTGCTTGGCGCGCAGCAGCTTCAGCGCGTTGGCGTCGTAGAACTCGATGAACTCGGGACGGATGGCGGCTTCCTGGCGCAGCGCGATGACGAAGTCGATGGCCGCCTCGTCGGAGGGCAGGAACTGCACCACCGAGACGCTGTCGTGGCGGGCCACCAGGGCCACCTCGATCTGGGTGATGACGCCGAACAGGCCCTCCGAGCCGATGAACAGGTCGATCATGTCCATGCCGGGGGCGGCGAAGAAGCCGGCCGTGTTCTTGGTCTGCGGCATGACGTAGCCGGGGAGTTTCAGGGCCATGCGGCGGTCGGCGGTGTCGATGACCGTGAAAGTGCGATCCGGGGTGGCGAAATAGCGACCGCGCGGGATGTCCAGCACCTCGCCCGAGGCCAGCATGACGCGCAGGCGCCTGACCCAGTTGCGGGTCGCCTTGTACTTGTAGCTGGCGGCGCCGGACGCGTTGGTCGCCACCGTGCCGCCCAGCGACGCGCTCATCTCGGTGGGATCGGGCGGATAGAAGAAGCTGCGCCGGTCGTCCTTGAACTTGTCCAGCGCCGCCAGGGTTTCCGGGCTGGCCCGCTGGGTGAGGCCGGGGAAGGTCTTCTTGTTGATCCAGTCGGCGAGGTCGCGCAGCGTCACCGCCGCCTCGACCAGCACCCGCCACTCGCCCGAGGCCTCGTCGAAGCGCAGCCCGAGCGTCTTGTCGAAGCGGTCGAGCGCCACCACGGCGCCGCCGGCCGGCACGCAGCCGCCCACCAGCCCGGTGCGGGCGCCGGCCACGGTGACGGCGAGTTTGCGGCGGCCCATCTCGCGCATGACGGCGGCCAGTTCGGCCTCGTCGGTGGGGAAGAACAGGAAATCGGCCCCCTGGTGCGGCAGCCGCGATTCGTCGGCGAGGTAGGGGGCGTAGTTGGCGGCGATCTCGGCCAGGCCCTCCACGCGGCGGACCGCATCGAAGGCGACGACCGGGACGGACTGGCAGGTGATCTCGTGCATGGGGGGCTCCCGGCTCCTCAGGAAGGCTCGTCGGTGCGGTCGATCAGGCCCAGGCGGTGGGCGGCCCGGGTCAGGTGCGTGCGCACGGCCTTGCGCGCCGCCTCGGCGTCGCGGCCGGCGATGGCCTCGTAGATGTGCTCGTGCTCGCGCTGCACCTTGGGCGTCCATTCGTCGAAGCGGGCCGAATGGCGGCGCGCCACGGCGATGCTCTGGGTGACGCTGACCGCCAGGAAGATCATGAAGTCGCGGTAGTAGGGGTTGTTGGAGGATTCCGCGATGGCGCGATGAAAGGCGGCGTCGGCGGCCACCCCGTCGGCGCCGTGGGACACCGCCTCGGCCATCTCGTTCACCGTCTCGCGGATGCGGGCCAGCTGCGCCTCGCTGCGGCGCTCGGCGGCCAGGGCGGCGGCGCCGGTCTCGACCTCGGCGCGCAGCTCGAAGACATAGCGCAGGTCGTCCTGGGCCGACAGATTCTCGGTGCCGATGCGATAGGCCAGGCTGGGCGGGTTCTCGGTCACGAAGGCGCCAAGGCCCTGGCGGGTCTGGATCAGGCCGTCGCGCTTGAGCCGGGCGATGGCCTCGCGCAGCACGTTGCGGCTGACCCCGAACTGCACCGACAGCTCGGCCTCGGTCGGCAGGCGCTCGCCGCGCTGCATCGTTCCGTCGGCGATCTCGCGCTCCAGCACCTGGGCGATCTCCTCGGGCAAGGCTTTACGGCGCCTCACCGCGGAAAACCGCGCTGCTGCTTCGGGGTCGGTCATCGGCTTGGGATGCTCCGTTTCGGCAGCGGTTATCGGAAGGCGGGGACGTTTGGGGGCGTCCCTGCCTTCCTATGGCTTCTTGGACGCTCTCTTGAGAAAAACCCTAGCACAATTATGGTTGTCCTACAACCCAACAAGTGCCGGAGGCGCAAAAAAATCGACGTCACCTGTCGCCGGGCGGTCGACCCGCCTATCTCAATCAATGGGCCCGGCCGATGAGGAGAACGCAGCGATGACCAAGTCCATCAAGGCGCCGCCGGTGGCGCCCGCCAAGCCCGGCCGCCCGCCGCGCGGCGCGGTCAATCCGGCGCTGACCGCCCAGACCCGCAAGGTGATGGGCAAGCACTATGCGGCCAAGTACGGCGTGCGCAAGGAGAGAGGCCGCGGATAGGCATCGGCCGGCTCAGGCGGCCGGCGGCTTCGGGATCTGGCGGTGGAACCGCTCGCGGTAGGCGATGTAGGCGGCGGAGGCGAAGATCATGGTGCCGCCGGCCCAGGTATAGCGGTCGGGGATCTGGTCGTAGGCCAGGAAAGCCAGTCCGGCGATCCAGATCAGGCGCATGTAGTCGAAGGTCATCACCACATTGGTATCGCCGTCGTGGAGCGAGCGGGTATAGAGAATCTGGCCGATGTTGCCGGAGACGCCGATGAAAACCAGCCAGGCGATCTGCTCCCAGGTCGGCCAGGTCCAGACGTAGAGGGCCGGAAACAGGCCGATTGGCGCCATCAACAGCGACATGTAGGCGGTGATGGTGACCGCCGAGTCGGTGCGCGACGATACCTTGATGAGGATGATGCCGACGCCCGAGCCGACCGCCGAGAAGATGGCGAGCGCCAGCCCCAGATCGATGGCGCCGCCGCTGAACCCCGACTTGACGGTGACCAGGGTGCCGGCGAAACCGAACAGGATGGCCGACCAGCGGCGGATGCCGACCTTCTCGCCCCAGAAGGCGATGGCCAGAAGGGTGGAGAAGATGGGGGCCGAGAATCCCAGCGCCGTGACCTGCGCCAGGGGTGCCACGGCGAGGGCATAGAACCCGGCCAGCATGCTGAAGGTCCCGACTACGGCGCGGATGCCGTGCAGGTCCAGCCGGGTCGTCTTCAGCACTCCCAGGCCGTAGCGCACGATCCACGGCACCACCACCAGCAGGCCGAACAGGTTGCGGAAGAAGGCGATCTCGAAGGCGTGAATGCCGTCGTTGGCGACGTGGCGAATGGCGAGGTGCATGGTGGCGAAGAAAACGCCGGCCAGCAGCATCTTGCCGATGCCGGGAAGGTTGCCGCCGACGGGGGCGGGAGGAAGGGAACGAAAGGGCATCGGCGTCCTTTGCGGCGACGGGAAGACGGTCGCAGTGGCCCGGTGGCCAATCTAGGAGGGACGCGGCGGCCCGGCAACGCCAATCTGCCGCCGCCCGCCGGTCCCGGCGCGTTAGGTGTCGGGTTTCGGCCGTCGCCGATGCTATACTGGTGGCGTATTGTCCAACCGGCGGATGCTGGCGGGGGCGCTTGCCGTGACCTATCTCAAGAAGAGGGCAAACGGCTGTTTCGGAGGGAGTGGGAACGACGATGAGCGGCGACGACAAGCTTCCCAGCACGGACTCCTCGGGGGCCGATGTGGAGGCTTTCCTGCGAAAGGTGGCGGCCACCCCGGTCTCGATGGCGCCGGGGCAGCGCGGCCGCCTGATTTTCGCGCTCGACGCCACCGCCAGCCGCCAGCCGACCTGGGATCGCGCCGCGCAGATCCAGGCCGAGATGTTCGTGGAAACGGCCGGCCTTGGGGGGCTCGAGATGCAGCTCGCCTTCTATCGCGGATTCGGCGAGTTCAAGGTCAGCCCGTGGCTTGCCCAGTCGGCGCCGATGTTGCGGATGATGACGTCGGTGTACTGTCTGGCCGGTGAAACGCAGATCCGCAAGGTTCTCTCCCATGCCGTCAATGAAACCCGCAACCGCAAGGTCAACGCCCTGGTCTTCGTCGGCGATTGCGTGGAAGAAGACATCGACCAGTTGGGCAGCGTGGCCGGCGAGCTGGGGTTGCTGGGCGTGCCCGCCTTCATGTTCCACGAGGGGGCCGACCCGGTTGCCGAGTTCGCGTTCAAGCAGATCGCCAAGCTGACCAACGGGGCCTGTTGCCGCTTCGATGCCAGCAGCGCCCACGTGCTGAAGGACCTGCTCAGCGCCGTTGCCGTCTATGCGGCGGGGGGGCGCAAGGCCTTGGACAACCTGGCCAGGAAGCGCGGCGGCGAGGTGCTGAAGATCGCGCACCAGGTGAGAGGCGGATAGGGGGTCGTTCTGGCGTACTTTTTCCTGGGCATGGCCTTGCTTGCCGGTCTGATCGTGGCCGGTCGCTGGTTCGTTACCGCCGATCCCAAGACCCTGGCGAAGGCGTTGAAGTGGGTCGCAGGCGCCGTCGTCGTGGCCATTATCGTGTCGCTGGCGGCGACCGGCCGCCTGGGGTGGGCGATCATGGCGCTGCCCGCCCTGCTGCCGTGGCTGGCGCGGGCCCGCGCCGTGCATCGCGCCGCCAGGAACTTCTCGCGGATGTCGGCCGGCATGATGGGCGGCGGCGGCACCGGTCGCACGTCGGAAGTGCGCACGCGCTTTCTGAAGATGGTGCTCGACCACGATTCGGGCATCATGAACGGCGAGGTCATCGACGGAACCCATAGCGGGCGCCGGCTCGACGACCTGTCGTTGGCCGAGTTGCTGGACCTGTTGAACGCCTGCCACCTGCAAGACGCGCAGTCGGCCCAGGTTCTCGAAACCTATCTCGATCGCGTGCACCCGGACTGGCGCGAACGCGTCCAGGCGGCGGGCGCCGGCGCCGGGACCGGCGGCGGCCCCGGAACCCCCGTTCCCGGCGGCATGAGCCGCGAGGAGGCCTACCAGGTGCTGGGCCTGGAGCCGGGCGCCAGCGACGACGACATCAAGGCGGCGCACCACCGCCTGATCGCCAACCTGCACCCCGACCGCGGCGGCTCCACCTACCTGGCGGCGAAGATCAACCAGGCGAAGGACGTCCTGCTGGGGGAATGAGGGCCCCGGCGTGTGGCCACGCGCGTGGCACAACTCTTGCTGCAAGAGCGGGCGAGATCGTCGTCAGGGCAGCAAGGAGCACATCATGGATGGACTTTCCGGCATCGGCACCAATCCCTACCTGCGCAGCCAATCGGGGGCGGGCGTAACGGAAACGGCCGCCAGCCGATCGGCTCCGGCCTTCGTCGCCGCCGACATGCCGACGCGGGCGAATACCAGCCTTGGCGGCATGACTCAGACGCCGGTCGAAGGGTCCTTGTTGGTCGCCCTTCAGGACGTGCGCCTGAACAACCCGGCCGCCGAGGACGAGGCCGAGGAGGGCGAGACCGAAAGCGCCGGCATCTTCGCCACCGGGGAAGAAGACGAGACCGAGACGGTCATCGACGAGATCCTGGAAAAGGGCTTTGTCGACTGGGCCCACGAGGAATGGCTGGAGCGCATCCGCGAAGAGGCGCGCAAGACGGTCATGGCCGGCATGGGGCTGACCGAGGACGACGTCGCCTCCATGTCCCCCGACATGCAGGACCAGGTCGAGCGGTTGATCAAGGAGGCGGTGGACGAGGCGGTGAGCCGGGCCGTCGAGAAGGCGGCCGAGGAAAACGGCGAGAAGACCTCCGGCCAGGCCATGGTGGTCAGCCCGATCATCACCGGCGCCTGATCGCCGCTCCGGCAATTTGTGCCGGCCGCACGGCATCTTTTGCCGGCGGCCGTCAGCGCGGCAGCCCGAAAAAGTTCAGGAACAGGGGGAACTGGCCGTCCAGCATGTGGCGGCCCGGCTGGACGCGGCAGCCGCGTTTCTCGGCTTCGCGAAGCAGGCGCGTCACCGGCGGTTTCATCACCGCCTCGCAGACCAGCATACCGGGCCGAAGCCGGCCGGGATCGACCGGCAGCGGATCGTCCGCCTTCATGCCCAAGGGCGTCGCGTTGACCACGGCATCGAAGGCTCCGGGGTCAACCTCCGACCCCGCAGGCTCGATGGCGAGGCCGGGCGCGCCCGTCCGCAGTTTGCGGCACAGCGCCTCGGCGCGGCCGGGAACCGGGTCGGCGATGGCGATGCGGCCGGGCGCCACATCCAGCAGGGCGCCCGCGATGGCGGCGCCGGCACCGCCGGCCCCGAACACCAGGTAGGACAGTCCGGCCGGATCGATGCCCTGGCCGCGCAACCCCTCGACGAAGCCAAGGCCGTCGAACAGCTCGCCCGCCCAGCCGCCCGCCGGCGTGCGGCGCACGGCGTTGACGGCGCCGACCCGGCGGCCGTGCGGCCCCACCTCGTCCATCAGGGCGGCGAAAGCCAACTTGTGGGGGATGGTGACGACGAGGCCGTCCAGATTGGCCAGCGCCGCGAAGCCGGCCAGGGCCGCCCCGACGCCTGCGGCTTCGACGCGCAGGGGCAGGAATACGGCATCCACCCCCCGTTCGGCGAAGTGGGCGTTGAACACGTCGGGCGAGCGGACCTGCTCGACGGGGTCGCCGACGATGCCGTAAAGCCGCGTCGTTCCCGAAATCGGCGGGGGAGTGGTCACCGGGCCTCCTCAGGCGATGGTTGCGGCGCGACCCTGCCAGCGGATGGAGGAGCGGTCAAAGAAAAACATCGGCTTTCGTGCGGCGCCGGCAAAAGCCGTGAGAAATCGGTGATCGGGGCGCCATTCGCTCCGGCTGCGGCTTGCGACCGGGCGGTCGCTGTGGCACAAAGAACCCCGTCGGGTGGGGGGCAATCTCCCGCCGAAGCCGAATGAATTCAGAGGATTGTCCGATGGTCCGACCCGTTCGCAAGGCCGTCTTCCCGGTGGCCGGCCTTGGCACCCGGTTTCTTCCCGCCACCAAGGCCATGCCCAAGGAAATGCTGACGATCGTCGACAGGCCGCTGATCCAGTACGCGGTCGAGGAGGCGCAGGCGGCGGGGATCGAGGAACTGATCCTTATCACCGGACGCGGCAAGACGGTGATGGCCGACCATTTCGACCACAGTTTCGAACTGGCGCAAGTGCTCAAGGATCGCGGCAAGACCGAGGCGTTGAAGCAGATCACCGACCTCCTGCCCGAGCCGGGGCAGATGTCGTTCATCCGCCAGCAGCAGCCGTTGGGCCTCGGCCATGCCGTGTGGTGCGCCCGCAATTTCATCCAGGGCGAGCCCTTCGCCGTCATCCTGGCCGACGACCTGATCCTGGCCAAGCCGGGGGTGCTGACCCAGATGGTCGAGGCCTACAACGAGGTCGGCGGCAACGTGGTGGCGGTCGAGGACGTGCCGCGCCAATACACCAACCGCTACGGCATCCTGGACGTCGAGAGCGACGACGGCAGGCTGGCCCGGGCCAAGGGCCTGGTCGAAAAGCCGGACCCGTCGGTGGCGCCCTCGACGTTGTCGATCATCGGGCGCTACATCCTGCAGCCCGAGGTTTTCGACCACCTGGCCAAGAAGGAACGCGGCGCCGGCGGCGAAATCCAGCTGACCGACGCCATCGCCAAGACCATCGGCACGGTGCCGTTCCACGGTTACCGTTTCATGGGCGAGCGTTTCGACTGCGGCCAGCGGCGCGGCTTCATCGAGGCCAACATCGCGTTCGCCATGCAGGTGGACGACCTGCGCGACCAGGTGATCGAGCTTCTCAGGAAATACGCGTGACCATCGCCGGGTCCGGCTCCGGGCCCGAAAAATCAACTGAAAGGGGATAAACCTCATGCGCGTCGCAATGATCGGCACCGGGTATGTCGGGCTGGTTTCGGGCGCCTGCTTTTCCGAGTTCGGGGTCAACGTCGTTTGCGTCGACAAGGACACCGCCAAGATTGACCGCCTGAAGCAGGGCGGCATCCCGATCTACGAGCCCGGGCTCGAGGATCTGGTGGCGGGCAACGTCAAGTCGGGGCGGTTGTCCTTCACCACCGACTTGGCGGACGCCGTCAAGGGGGCCGACGCCGTGTTCATCGCCGTCGGCACGCCGACGCGCCGCGGCGACGGCCATGCCGACCTTTCCTACGTCTACGCCGCGGCGCGCGAGATCGCGGCGGCGCTCAACGGCTATACCGTCATCGTCAACAAGTCGACGGTGCCCGTGGGAACCGGCGACGAGGTGGAGCGGATCATCCGCGAGGCCAGGCCCGACGCCGACTTCGACGTGGTGTCGAATCCCGAGTTCCTGCGCGAAGGCTCGGCCATCAACGACTTCATGCGCCCCAACAGGGTGGTCATCGGCACCGAATCGGAGCGGGCCCGCCAGGTGATGCGCCAGCTCTACCGGCCGCTGTTCCTCATCGAGACGCCGATCGTCTTCACCTCGCGCACCACGTCGGAACTCATCAAGTACGCGGCCAACACCTTCCTCGCCACCAAGATCACCTTCATCAACGAGATCGCCGATCTCTGCGAAGTGGTCGGCGCCAACGTCCAGGACGTCGCCAAGGGCATCGGCCTGGACGGGCGCATCGGCGGCAAGTTCCTGCATGCCGGCCCCGGCTACGGCGGGTCGTGCTTTCCCAAGGACACGCTGGCCCTGGTCCACACCGCCCAGGACGCCGGGCGGCCGCTGCGCATCGTCGAGGCGGTGGTCGACATCAATACCCGGCGCAAGAAGGCGATGGCGGAGCGCGTCATCGTCGCCTGCGGCGGGGCCGTGAAGGGCAAGACGGTGGCCGTGCTGGGTGTCACCTTCAAGCCGAACACCGACGACATGCGCGACGCGCCCAGCCTCGACATCGTGCCGGCCCTGCAGGCGGCGGGCGCGCGGGTGCGCGCCTACGACCCCGAGGGCATGGCCGAGGCGAAGCCGCTGCTCAAGGACGTGGAGTGGTGCGACGACGCCTACGCGACCTTGCCCAAGGCCGACGTCGTGGTCATCATTACGGAATGGAACGAGTTCCGGCTGCTCGACTTCAAGCGGGTCAAGTCGCTGATGACGCGGCCGGTCATGGTGGACCTGCGCAACATCTACAATCCGGCCGAGATGGCGGCGGCGGGATTCCACTATACCTCCATCGGCCGGGCCACGGCCCGGACGCCTGAAGCGGTAGCGGGAGAACTGTCATGACCGGGGCCAGAACATTAGATCCCACCATCCTTCGCGAGTACGACATCCGCGGCATCGTCGGCAAGACGCTGGCCGCCGATGACGTGCGCACCGTCGGGCGCGCCTTCGGCAGCATCGTCGCCCGGGCGGGCGGCCACCGGGTGGTGGTCGGCTACGACGGAAGGCTCAGCTCTCCCGAGCTCGAGGCGGCGCTGGTCGAAGGGCTGGCCGCCTGCGGGCTTACGGTGTGCCGGGTCGGCCGCGGGCCGACGCCGATGCTTTATTACGCCTCGCACGCGGTGGGGGCGGACGGCGCGGTGATGATCACCGGCTCGCACAACCCGCCCGAATACAACGGCATCAAGATGGTGCTGAAGGGCAAGTCCTTCTTCGGGGCCGACATCCAGCGCCTGGGGCGCATCGCGGCGGCCGGCGACTTCGTCAACGGTCCCGGCAAGGCCACCGACCATCGGGTCACCGAGGCCTACGTCGAGCGCCTGCTCGAAGGCATGGATTTCGGGCGGCCGAAAAGCGTCGTCTGGGACCCCGGAAACGGCTCGTCGGGCGAGGTGCTGCGCCGCGTCGTCGACCGCCTGCCGGGCCGCCACGTCGTCATCAACGAAACCATCGACGGCACCTTCCCGGCCCACCATCCCGACCCGACGGTGGAAAAGAATCTGGTCCAGCTCAAGGACGCGGTGAAGGCCGAGAAGGCCGATTTCGGCATCGCTTTCGACGGCGACGGCGACCGCATCGGCATGGTCGATTCCGAGGGCCGGGTGCTGTGGGGCGACCAGTTGCTGGCCATCCTGGCGGCCGACGTGTTGGCCGACGTGCCGGGCTCGATCATCATCGCCGACGTCAAGGCCAGCCAGGTTTTGTTCGACGAGGTGGCGCGCCTGGGCGGCAAGCCCTTGATGTGGAAGACTGGGCATTCGCTGATCAAGGCCAAGATGGCCGAAACCGGCTGCCCGCTGGCCGGCGAGATGAGCGGCCACATCTTCTTCGGCCACCGCTACTACGGTTACGACGACGCCCTTTACGCGGCGCTGCGCATGCTCTCCATCGCCGGGCGTTCCGACACCAGCGTCGCCGCCATGCGCGACCGCCTGCCGCAGATGGTGAATACGCCCGAGATGCGCTTTCCGTGCCCGGAGGCGCGCAAGTTCGCCGTCATCGACGAGGTGAAGGGGCGCTTGGCCGGCAAGAGCGGCATCAAGGTCCACGACATCGACGGCGTGCGCGTGCAGTCGGCCGACGGCTGGTGGCTGCTTAGGGCCTCGAACACCCAGGACGTGCTGGTCGCCCGCTGCGAGGCGGCCGACAAGGCGGGCTTGGAGCGGCTCAAGGCAACCCTGGTCGAACAGGTCGAGGCCAGCGGCATCGAGGCGCCCGACTTCGACTGAGTGCCTGCCAATGAGGTCAGCGGTTCACCGGCATCGCTCCTTCCGGCCCCTTACGCGGGATCGGGCGGAACGAGCAGCCGATAGCCGACGCCGGGTTCGTTGCCGATGTAGCGGGGATGGCTGGAATCGTCGCCCAGCTTTTGGCGCAAATGGCGGATGTAGACGCGCAGATAGTGCGTCTCGTGCTCCTGCGCCGGCCCCCACACCTCGCGCAGCAATTGCTGGTGGGTGACGATGCGGTCGGCATGGCGGGCAAGATACCACAGCACGTCGAATTCCCGCTTGGTCAGCTTGACCTCGCGCTCGCCAACCGTAATGCGGCGCAGCGCCAAGTCGATGTGCAGGTCGCCCACCTCGATGACCGCCTTGTCCTCGTGCTGGCCGCTCGACTGGTCGCGCAAGATCGCCCGGATGCGGGCCATCAGTTCGCCGATGCCGAACGGCTTGGTGACGTAGTCGGTGGCCCCCAGATCGAGCGCCCTGATTTTTTCGGATTCGGCCTCGCGCACCGAAAGCACGATGATCGGCACCTGCGACCATTCGCGGATGCGGGCGATGACATCGTGGCCGCTGATGCCGGGAAGCCCGAGGTCGAGGATGACAAGGTCCGGCTGCTTGATGGCGGCCACCTGCAACGCCTCTTCGCCGCTCGCCGCCTGCTCGACCTCGTAGCCGTAGGCGGTAAGGCTGATTTCCAGGAATTTGAGGATCTGCGGCTCGTCGTCGACGACGAGGATGCGGCTGCCTGTCACGGTCATGGCTAGGCCCCGCCGCCCGCCAGGTCTTCCGGTTCGGACGGAACGTCGGGCGCCGCTTCGAGCGGCAAACTCATGATGACCATGGTGCCCTTCCCCTTGGGTCCGGCTTCGATGGCGATCTTACCGCCATGCGCCTCGATAAGGCCACGGCATATCGACAGGCCCAACCCGGTGCCGGCAACCTGCCGGTCCTCGGCTCGAACACGGTAGAACTGGTCGAACACGGCCTCACGCTCACCCTCGGGGATGCCCGGCCCCTGGTCGGTCACGGAGATGACGAGGCTTTCCTCCTCCGCCCGCCCGGCGATCTCGATGCGCGTGCCCGGCGGCGCGTACTTGGCGGCATTGTCGAGCAGATTGACCAGGATATGCTCCATGAGCAGCGGGTCGACCCGAAGGTAGGGCAGGTCGCCCGGCAGGCGGACGTCGAGCGTGTGGCGCGACAAGGTCTTTTCGGTCTGGTGGCGGGCCCGGTCGATGATCTCGCCCAGATCGCACCATTGCCGGTTGATCTCGAGGGCCCCGTAGCTGAGCCGCGTCATGTCGAGAAGGTTCTGGACGAAACGGTGCAGGCGCGCCGATTCGTCCAGGATCGCCTGGATGAGGTTTTGGCGGGCCTTCGCGGGCAGGGTGACCCCGGGGTCGGCCAGCGTGGTCGCCGAGCCGATGATGGAAGCGAGCGGCGTCTTGAGGTCGTGTGAAACCGACGACAGCAGTGCCGCGCGCAAATGCTCCGTTTCATTCAGAAGACGCGTATCCTCCATGACGGCCATCAGGTTGGTGCGCTCGATGGTGACCGCCACCTGGTCGGTGATGGCGTCGAGCAGCCGGCGCCGGTCGGGTTCCAGTGGACGCCTGTCCTCGAAACTGACGCCGAGCACGCCGATGGTGCCCTGGCGGGTGCGCAGCGGCAGGAACAGCCAGTCGGCGGCCGGCAGCGTGTCGGAACTCCAGCCCGCCGGTTCGCCTTTGCTCCACGTCCACTCGGTCGCCGCCCGGTCGCGCTGCTCGAGCCGGTCCTCCGGCGGATAGCCGGCGGCGATCTCGAGCTTGCCGTCGTTCGGCAGCAGGATCAGCGAACGGCACTCCAGCGTCGAGGCGACATGGTGGACGACCGCCCACAGGACGTCGTCGGACGATGCCGCCGCCGCGACCTTGCGGCTGAATTCGTAAAGGTTGGCCGAACTGCGCGCGGCGGATCGCATGGACTTCACCTGCCGGCGCAATCGCGCCGCCAGATTCCCGGTGAGGACGGCGATGAGCAGGAAGAGCGCCAGCGTAAAAACATCCTGCTCGCTGACGACCCGCAGCGTGAAATACGGCACCGTGAAGAAGAAGTTGAAGCTGAGAAAGCTGAGCCCGCTGGCATAGAGCGCCGGCCCCAACCCGAATCGCGACGCGATCAGAAGGACCGCCGCCAAAAAGAAGAACGACAGGTTGGCGACGGAAAAAAAGCGCTCGACGTAGGCGACCACGAACGTCGCCGCCGCAACGCCCAGCGTGGCCCAAACGTAGTCGCGCCATGCGATGCCCGACGTTTTGGTCGCAACCGGCGGCCGCTTGGCTTTCTCCTCATCCGTCTGGCGGGGAACGGTAACCACCTCGAAGGCCTCGGCGCGCCGGCCGACATGGGCGGCCACCCGCTCGGAGAACAGGTGACGCAGCGATCCGGCTCGCGGCCGGCCGAGGACGATGTGGGTGGCGTTGCGCGAACTGGCATAGCTCACGATCTCTCGGGCGACATGGGATTCCGCCGGCAGCGTCACGGCCTCGGCGCCCAGCCGCTCGGCCAGCCGCAAGACCGCGGAGATGCGGTCCTTCGCCGCGTCGTCGAGGCTGTCGTGATGCGGCGTGCGGACGTAAAGGACGATCCACGGCGCCCGCAATCGCTCGGCAAGCCGCCGTCCCGCCCGGACCAGGCTGTTCG encodes the following:
- a CDS encoding FAD-binding oxidoreductase, translating into MHEITCQSVPVVAFDAVRRVEGLAEIAANYAPYLADESRLPHQGADFLFFPTDEAELAAVMREMGRRKLAVTVAGARTGLVGGCVPAGGAVVALDRFDKTLGLRFDEASGEWRVLVEAAVTLRDLADWINKKTFPGLTQRASPETLAALDKFKDDRRSFFYPPDPTEMSASLGGTVATNASGAASYKYKATRNWVRRLRVMLASGEVLDIPRGRYFATPDRTFTVIDTADRRMALKLPGYVMPQTKNTAGFFAAPGMDMIDLFIGSEGLFGVITQIEVALVARHDSVSVVQFLPSDEAAIDFVIALRQEAAIRPEFIEFYDANALKLLRAKQIDNPKFIDMPQIPEGAGAAVFYDIAFSGAEAKPDFAWLKAITERCGARLADTWAGYERRDLARFRHFRHALPESVNAVIGERKKTYPGLHKLGTDLAVPDESLREIWRFYRSKLDTAGLEWVAFGHIADNHFHVNILPRDMDDLAKGLAIYKVFAEKAVALKGSVSAEHGIGKMKKKFLPVMFSREDMAEMKALKLALDPAAMLNPGDILDCEGAVR
- a CDS encoding FadR/GntR family transcriptional regulator, with translation MTDPEAAARFSAVRRRKALPEEIAQVLEREIADGTMQRGERLPTEAELSVQFGVSRNVLREAIARLKRDGLIQTRQGLGAFVTENPPSLAYRIGTENLSAQDDLRYVFELRAEVETGAAALAAERRSEAQLARIRETVNEMAEAVSHGADGVAADAAFHRAIAESSNNPYYRDFMIFLAVSVTQSIAVARRHSARFDEWTPKVQREHEHIYEAIAGRDAEAARKAVRTHLTRAAHRLGLIDRTDEPS
- a CDS encoding DMT family transporter, producing the protein MPFRSLPPAPVGGNLPGIGKMLLAGVFFATMHLAIRHVANDGIHAFEIAFFRNLFGLLVVVPWIVRYGLGVLKTTRLDLHGIRAVVGTFSMLAGFYALAVAPLAQVTALGFSAPIFSTLLAIAFWGEKVGIRRWSAILFGFAGTLVTVKSGFSGGAIDLGLALAIFSAVGSGVGIILIKVSSRTDSAVTITAYMSLLMAPIGLFPALYVWTWPTWEQIAWLVFIGVSGNIGQILYTRSLHDGDTNVVMTFDYMRLIWIAGLAFLAYDQIPDRYTWAGGTMIFASAAYIAYRERFHRQIPKPPAA
- a CDS encoding VWA domain-containing protein produces the protein MSGDDKLPSTDSSGADVEAFLRKVAATPVSMAPGQRGRLIFALDATASRQPTWDRAAQIQAEMFVETAGLGGLEMQLAFYRGFGEFKVSPWLAQSAPMLRMMTSVYCLAGETQIRKVLSHAVNETRNRKVNALVFVGDCVEEDIDQLGSVAGELGLLGVPAFMFHEGADPVAEFAFKQIAKLTNGACCRFDASSAHVLKDLLSAVAVYAAGGRKALDNLARKRGGEVLKIAHQVRGG
- a CDS encoding DnaJ domain-containing protein, with translation MALLAGLIVAGRWFVTADPKTLAKALKWVAGAVVVAIIVSLAATGRLGWAIMALPALLPWLARARAVHRAARNFSRMSAGMMGGGGTGRTSEVRTRFLKMVLDHDSGIMNGEVIDGTHSGRRLDDLSLAELLDLLNACHLQDAQSAQVLETYLDRVHPDWRERVQAAGAGAGTGGGPGTPVPGGMSREEAYQVLGLEPGASDDDIKAAHHRLIANLHPDRGGSTYLAAKINQAKDVLLGE
- a CDS encoding shikimate dehydrogenase family protein, with protein sequence MTTPPPISGTTRLYGIVGDPVEQVRSPDVFNAHFAERGVDAVFLPLRVEAAGVGAALAGFAALANLDGLVVTIPHKLAFAALMDEVGPHGRRVGAVNAVRRTPAGGWAGELFDGLGFVEGLRGQGIDPAGLSYLVFGAGGAGAAIAGALLDVAPGRIAIADPVPGRAEALCRKLRTGAPGLAIEPAGSEVDPGAFDAVVNATPLGMKADDPLPVDPGRLRPGMLVCEAVMKPPVTRLLREAEKRGCRVQPGRHMLDGQFPLFLNFFGLPR
- the galU gene encoding UTP--glucose-1-phosphate uridylyltransferase GalU: MVRPVRKAVFPVAGLGTRFLPATKAMPKEMLTIVDRPLIQYAVEEAQAAGIEELILITGRGKTVMADHFDHSFELAQVLKDRGKTEALKQITDLLPEPGQMSFIRQQQPLGLGHAVWCARNFIQGEPFAVILADDLILAKPGVLTQMVEAYNEVGGNVVAVEDVPRQYTNRYGILDVESDDGRLARAKGLVEKPDPSVAPSTLSIIGRYILQPEVFDHLAKKERGAGGEIQLTDAIAKTIGTVPFHGYRFMGERFDCGQRRGFIEANIAFAMQVDDLRDQVIELLRKYA
- a CDS encoding UDP-glucose dehydrogenase family protein codes for the protein MRVAMIGTGYVGLVSGACFSEFGVNVVCVDKDTAKIDRLKQGGIPIYEPGLEDLVAGNVKSGRLSFTTDLADAVKGADAVFIAVGTPTRRGDGHADLSYVYAAAREIAAALNGYTVIVNKSTVPVGTGDEVERIIREARPDADFDVVSNPEFLREGSAINDFMRPNRVVIGTESERARQVMRQLYRPLFLIETPIVFTSRTTSELIKYAANTFLATKITFINEIADLCEVVGANVQDVAKGIGLDGRIGGKFLHAGPGYGGSCFPKDTLALVHTAQDAGRPLRIVEAVVDINTRRKKAMAERVIVACGGAVKGKTVAVLGVTFKPNTDDMRDAPSLDIVPALQAAGARVRAYDPEGMAEAKPLLKDVEWCDDAYATLPKADVVVIITEWNEFRLLDFKRVKSLMTRPVMVDLRNIYNPAEMAAAGFHYTSIGRATARTPEAVAGELS